A window of Calliopsis andreniformis isolate RMS-2024a chromosome 3, iyCalAndr_principal, whole genome shotgun sequence contains these coding sequences:
- the Polybromo gene encoding protein polybromo isoform X5: protein MNKRRRTSSVASRGTEDDGDDIPPEPTKRRKKLDPSDLCQQLYDVLRNQKREDGTLLCDAFIRVPKRRQEPGYYEVVTNPIDLLKVQQKLKTDEYRDMDDLAADIQLMVNNAKAFYMRTSPEYKDATELWELCVNTKNRIMEEYEDPEPKGKLILKVGRLARKATTKQDDAEDTSESSTNPDEETMQLFEDLFAAVMTATDPADNNRPLHTMFQLKPSKKLYPEYYDVIETPVDLKTVARKIQEGVYSCVADMEKDLMLMCRNACQFNEPGSQIYKDAKLLKKIITAAARKQDSGLSSSIPKIATTAPSTRSKRGSRTMAQSLIAQTASLPDEDEESDDEDEEPAETEEADNPQWQLFQTIRTAPNNQGVRMSEYFWKLPPKRLYPDYYKMIKNPISLLQIRTKIKKGQYGTVSEVAGDMNIMFENAKKYNIHTSRLYKCAVKLQKIMQEKVQELLEFDQDSDSDSEFENSSHQPKLIKRASNLLTRGKYKDNIPLKKRLYALVKCVMEYVCEDGRQPMLMFMEKPSKKLYPDYYQVIAEPIDMLAIEANIKAEKYQSENELIQDFKLMFNNCRQYNEEGSLIYEDANTLEKVLMDKVKELGPLPETPKPTKSSASTPTRNVGRPKKVVPLHLQKLKTMYDTIKDYHDAKGRQLSLIFMKLPNKNEYPDYYEVIKQPMNMEKIASTLKNNGYDNLDELVSDFILMFDNACKYNEPDSQIYKDALILQRLVLQTKLQLSEDDESVPDVSAAIQEILATIFTALYNHQDEEGRCYSDSMAELPEHDIVDGKKVRGLSLDLIKRRLDRGVYKRLDRFQEDVFTCLERARRLSRTDSQPFEDSVELQAFFLRTRDEVTRGGDLLHSPALNYTLLDLSAQVAELKRVKQQQELTLPNEEESCDGNDTKDSETNANTEGSNSDNGGSMSFNQEVYRAGDFAYIEPTERGMEYSVVLIERLWTNAEGQQMLYGNLFYRPSETYHVASRKFLDKELFKSDAHVAVPLSKVAGRCCVLSVKDYFRMQPEGFLEKDVYVCESRYSTKARAFKKIKVWNFDPDHLKLVSRDKPLEPKRVISVYKERLEKHKEEIAELEEGEKPTEKERPNVIVYNPDDTENTYYEQYNTCAGSVKTGDFVYVATDGGRQQIAQIDAIWSTKDGKCYFKGPWLLMPAEVPHTPTKLFYKQELFLSTVDGTHPIVAIVGKCSVLDYGEYICSRPTEIPEDDIYICESLYDESKNLMKKLGQEGLKKFSHSTAVTEDEIYFFRRPINPAKVPGDVAQTQNQVKSVTPSSTQFEMKTAGKKLVTGYILYSSKMRTQITQNNPESSFGEISRIVGNEWRKLPAGEKQAWEERAIKMNEDGGQLKGTSVSVGTNSVQDVVYECCWDNCDWQFEDMTDCIDHCIAEQNGHVQSSFANASNDVEFQCQWRGCGRTKKSVPPFPSVQRLARHVKEVHILKSNGRIIPPSERSKNYMASKGPTILPPMETETSAAATQTSNVPATKQPEPMFVAVPPRPSRVLHSDAYLRYIEALNVENRYISNWDKQMNANSDNTQIPDVTKLPAEWLGNGVGNHGNVVNALWTLRNMMMRDVLAINKTL from the exons ATGAACAAGCGTCGTAGAACATCTTCAGTTGCAAGTCGAGGCACAGAAGACGATGGTGATGATATACCACCTGAACcaacaaaaagaagaaaaaaattagATCCT AGTGACTTGTGCCAACAATTATACGATGTGCTACGTAATCAAAAAagggaggatggaacattgttgTGTGATGCATTTATACGTGTGCCTAAACGCAGACAAGAACCTGGTTATTATGAAGTTGTAACAAATCCTATAGACCTATTAAAGGTTCAACAAAAACTAAAAACTGATGAATATAGAGATATGGATGATTTAGCAGCTGATATTCAACTTATGGTTAATAATGCTAAAGCTTTTTATATG CGTACTTCTCCTGAGTATAAAGATGCCACTGAGCTTTGGGAATTATGTGTAAATACAAAAAACCGTATTATGGAAGAATATGAAGACCCAGAGCCTAAAGGAAAGCTTATATTAAAAGTAGGACGACTG GCTCGAAAAGCTACAACGAAACAAGATGATGCAGAAGACACATCTGAAAGTTCTACAAATCCTGATGAGGAGACAATGCAACTTTTTGAAGATCTGTTTGCAGCAGTTATGACAGCAACAGATCCAGCTGATAATAATAGGCCTTTACATACAATGTTCCAACTCAAGCCATCCAAAAAA tTGTATCCAGAGTATTATGATGTAATTGAGACACCAGTAGATTTGAAAACGGTTGCTAGAAAAATTCAAGAAGGAGTTTATAGCTGCGTCGCCGACATGGAGAAAGATTTAATGTTAATGTGTCGTAATGCTTGTCAGTTTAACGAGCCTGGATCTCAGATTTACAAAGATGCTAAACTTTTGAAAAAGATTATCACTGCAGCAGCAAGAAAACAGGATAGTGGATTAAGTAGCAGTATTCCAAAGATTGCAACAACGGCGCCATCAACACGAAGTAAAAGAGGAAGTCGTACTATGGCACAATCTTTAATTGCACAAACTGCTTCGTTACCGGATGAAGATGAAGAAAGTGACGACGAAGATGAAGAGCCTGCAGAAACTGAAGAAGCTGACAATCCACAATGGCAGCTATTTCAAACTATACGGACAGCGCCTAATAATCAAG GAGTTAGAATGAGTGAATATTTCTGGAAACTACCACCGAAGAGATTATATCCTGACTATTATAAAATGATTAAGAATCCTATTTCTTTATTACAAATACGTACAAAAATAAAG AAAGGTCAATATGGGACTGTTAGTGAAGTAGCTGGTGACATGAATATCATGtttgaaaatgcaaaaaaatataatattcatacCTCTAGATTATACAAG TGTGCTGTAAAGTTACAAAAAATTATGCAAGAAAAAGTGCAAGAGCTTTTGGAATTTGATCAG GACTCAGACTCGGATAGCGAATTTGAAAATAGTTCGCATCAACCTAAACTAATTAAGCGTGCTTCGAATCTGTTAACTCGTGgaaaatataaagataacatacCATTGAAGAAAAGATTGTATGCGTTAGTTAAGTGTGTCATGGAATACGTT TGCGAAGACGGTCGACAACCGATGTTAATGTTCATGGAAAAGCCTTCTAAAAAATTGTATCCAGATTATTATCAAGTCATAGCAGAACCCATTGATATGTTAGCTATTGAAGCTAATATAAAAGCAGAGAAATATCAAAGTGAAAATGAGTTAATACAAGATTTTAAG TTAATGTTTAACAATTGTCGTCAGTACAATGAAGAAGGTTCTTTAATATATGAAGATGCAAATACTTTGGAAAAGGTTTTAATGGATAAAGTAAAAGAATTAGGTCCTTTACCAGAAACACCTAAGCCAACAAAATCAAGTGCATCGACGCCGACTAGGAATGTTGG GAGACCTAAAAAAGTTGTACCGCTTCACctacaaaaattaaaaactatGTATGATACCATAAAAGACTATCACGATGCAAAAGGAAGACAGTTATctttaatttttatgaaattgccAAATAAAAACGAGTACCCTGATTATTACGAAGTCATTAAACAGCCAATGAACATGGAAAAAATAGCTTCCACATTAAAAAACAATGGATACGACAATTTAGACGAACTTGTGTCGGATTTTATATTAATGTTTGATAATGCTTGCAAATACAATGAACCTGATTCACAAATATACAAG GATGCTTTGATTTTACAACGATTAGTTCTTCAAACTAAATTACAATTAAGTGAAGATGATGAAAGTGTCCCTGATGTATCTGCTGCAATCCAGGAAATATTGGCAACTATTTTTACTGCTCTTTACAATCATCAAGATGAAGAAGGAAGATGTTACTCAGATTCTATGGCAGAATTACCAGAACATGATATTGTTGATGGAAAAAA AGTCAGAGGATTATCATTAGATTTAATTAAAAGGAGATTAGATCGTGGAGTTTATAAACGTCTAGATCGGTTTCAAGAAGATGTGTTCACCTGCTTAGAAAGAGCTAGAAGACTGTCACGAACAGACTCACAACCTTTTGAAGATAGTGTAGAACTCCAAGCATTTTTTTTACGTACTCGTGATGAAGTAACTCGTGGTGGAGATTTATTGCATTCACCAGCACTTAACTATACTCTTCTCGATCTTTCTGCTCAAGTCGCAGAGCTGAAACGTGTTAAACAACAACAAGAATTAACATTGCCTAATGAAGAAGAAAGTTGTGATGGAAATGATACAAAA GATTCTGAAACAAATGCTAATACGGAAGGAAGTAATAGCGATAATGGTGGTTCAATGAGTTTTAATCAAGAAGTATATAGAGCCGGTGATTTTGCGTATATAGAACCTACAGAACGAGGCATGGAATATAGTGTTGTCCTTATAGAACGTTTGTGGACAAATGCAGAAGGCCAACAAATGTTATATGGCAATTTATTTTACAGACCAAGTGAAACTTATCATGTAGCATCTAGGAAATTTCTTGACAAGGAACTATTCAAAAGTGATGCTCATGTAGCTGTACCTTTGTCCAAAGTAGCTGGCAGGTGTTGTGTTTTAAGTGTTAAGGATTATTTTAGAATGCAACCAGAAGGTTTCTTAGAAAAGGATGTATATGTATGTGAATCTAGATATTCTACAAAAGCAAGAGCATTTAAAAAGATCAAAGTCTGGAATTTTGATCCAGATCATTTAAAACTAGTTTCAAGAGATAAGCCTTTAGAACCAAAGAGGGTAATATCAGTTTATAAGGAAAGATTAGAAAAACACAAAGAAGAAATCGCAGAGTTAGAAGAAGGTGAAAAACCGACAGAAAAAGAAAGACCT AATGTGATAGTATATAATCCAGATGACACAGAGAATACCTATTACGAGCAATACAATACATGTGCGGGTTCTGTAAAAACCGGAGATTTCGTTTATGTAGCGACAGATGGAGGTAGACAACAAATTGCACAAATTGATGCTATATGGTCCACCAAAGA TGGAAAGTGCTACTTCAAAGGCCCATGGTTATTAATGCCTGCAGAAGTGCCACATACTCctacaaaattattttataaacaaGAACTTTTCTTATCTACTGTTGATGGTACTCACCCTATTGTAGCTATTGTTGGAAAGTGTTCTGTTCTTGATTATGGAGAATATATATGCA GTCGACCTACAGAAATCCCAGAAGATGATATATATATTTGCGAGTCGTTGTACGACGAAAGCAAGAATCTTATGAAAAAACTTGGGCAGGAGGGTTTAAAAAAATTCAGTCACAGTACGGCAGTAACTGAAGATGAAATTTACTTCTTCCGAAGACCTATCAATCCTGCTAAG GTTCCGGGCGATGTGGCTCAGACGCAAAATCAAGTCAAGTCTGTTACTCCTAGTTCAACTCAATTtgaaatg AAAACGGCCGGTAAGAAATTAGTTACGGGCTATATTTTGTATTCAAGTAAAATGCGAACGCAGATTACGCAAAACAATCCCGAATCGTCCTTTGGGGAAATTAGCAGAATTGTTGGCAACgag TGGAGGAAATTGCCAGCGGGTGAAAAACAGGCATGGGAAGAAAGAGCAATTAAAATGAACGAAGACGGAGGCCAACTTAAAGGAACATCCGTTTCAGTGGGTACTAATTCTGTGCAAGATGTAGTATACGAATGCTGTTGGGATAATTGTGATTGGCAATTTGAAGATATGACTGATTGCATCGATCATTGTATCGCCGAACAGAATGGACACGTACAATCGTCTTTCGCTAACGCTTCTAATG ATGTGGAGTTTCAATGCCAGTGGCGTGGTTGTGGTCGTACGAAAAAATCTGTACCTCCGTTTCCTAGTGTACAAAGGCTCGCAAGGCACGTGAAGGAAGTACATATCCTTAAATCAAATGGACGTATAATACCTCCTTCGGAAAGAAGCAA AAATTACATGGCATCGAAAGGCCCAACGATATTACCGCCAATGGAGACAG AAACATCGGCAGCTGCGACGCAGACAAGTAATGTTCCTGCTACCAAACAACCAGAACCAATGTTTGTTGCTGTTCCTCCAAGACCAAGTCGTGTATTACATTCAGACGCATATTTACG GTATATTGAGGCATTAAATGTAGAAAATCGGTACATATCAAATTGGGATAAACAAATGAATGCTAACTCTGATAATACACAAATTCCTGATGTAACAAAATTGCCTGCCGAGTGGTTAGGCAATGGTGTAGGCAACCATGGAAATGTGGTGAACGCCTTATGGACACTCAGGAACATGATGATGCGAGATGTGTTAGCCATCAATAAAACTTTATAG
- the Polybromo gene encoding protein polybromo isoform X4, translating to MNKRRRTSSVASRGTEDDGDDIPPEPTKRRKKLDPSDLCQQLYDVLRNQKREDGTLLCDAFIRVPKRRQEPGYYEVVTNPIDLLKVQQKLKTDEYRDMDDLAADIQLMVNNAKAFYMRTSPEYKDATELWELCVNTKNRIMEEYEDPEPKGKLILKVGRLARKATTKQDDAEDTSESSTNPDEETMQLFEDLFAAVMTATDPADNNRPLHTMFQLKPSKKLYPEYYDVIETPVDLKTVARKIQEGVYSCVADMEKDLMLMCRNACQFNEPGSQIYKDAKLLKKIITAAARKQDSGLSSSIPKIATTAPSTRSKRGSRTMAQSLIAQTASLPDEDEESDDEDEEPAETEEADNPQWQLFQTIRTAPNNQGVRMSEYFWKLPPKRLYPDYYKMIKNPISLLQIRTKIKKGQYGTVSEVAGDMNIMFENAKKYNIHTSRLYKCAVKLQKIMQEKVQELLEFDQDSDSDSEFENSSHQPKLIKRASNLLTRGKYKDNIPLKKRLYALVKCVMEYVCEDGRQPMLMFMEKPSKKLYPDYYQVIAEPIDMLAIEANIKAEKYQSENELIQDFKLMFNNCRQYNEEGSLIYEDANTLEKVLMDKVKELGPLPETPKPTKSSASTPTRNVGRPKKVVPLHLQKLKTMYDTIKDYHDAKGRQLSLIFMKLPNKNEYPDYYEVIKQPMNMEKIASTLKNNGYDNLDELVSDFILMFDNACKYNEPDSQIYKDALILQRLVLQTKLQLSEDDESVPDVSAAIQEILATIFTALYNHQDEEGRCYSDSMAELPEHDIVDGKKVRGLSLDLIKRRLDRGVYKRLDRFQEDVFTCLERARRLSRTDSQPFEDSVELQAFFLRTRDEVTRGGDLLHSPALNYTLLDLSAQVAELKRVKQQQELTLPNEEESCDGNDTKDSETNANTEGSNSDNGGSMSFNQEVYRAGDFAYIEPTERGMEYSVVLIERLWTNAEGQQMLYGNLFYRPSETYHVASRKFLDKELFKSDAHVAVPLSKVAGRCCVLSVKDYFRMQPEGFLEKDVYVCESRYSTKARAFKKIKVWNFDPDHLKLVSRDKPLEPKRVISVYKERLEKHKEEIAELEEGEKPTEKERPNVIVYNPDDTENTYYEQYNTCAGSVKTGDFVYVATDGGRQQIAQIDAIWSTKDGKCYFKGPWLLMPAEVPHTPTKLFYKQELFLSTVDGTHPIVAIVGKCSVLDYGEYICSRPTEIPEDDIYICESLYDESKNLMKKLGQEGLKKFSHSTAVTEDEIYFFRRPINPAKVPGDVAQTQNQVKSVTPSSTQFEMEASPLLPKLEPDVLGMGVGLGVGVGVGVGEDSMDAGGPPSVGSAEAQPVLSNTQTPVSTKKWRKLPAGEKQAWEERAIKMNEDGGQLKGTSVSVGTNSVQDVVYECCWDNCDWQFEDMTDCIDHCIAEQNGHVQSSFANASNDVEFQCQWRGCGRTKKSVPPFPSVQRLARHVKEVHILKSNGRIIPPSERSKNYMASKGPTILPPMETETSAAATQTSNVPATKQPEPMFVAVPPRPSRVLHSDAYLRYIEALNVENRYISNWDKQMNANSDNTQIPDVTKLPAEWLGNGVGNHGNVVNALWTLRNMMMRDVLAINKTL from the exons ATGAACAAGCGTCGTAGAACATCTTCAGTTGCAAGTCGAGGCACAGAAGACGATGGTGATGATATACCACCTGAACcaacaaaaagaagaaaaaaattagATCCT AGTGACTTGTGCCAACAATTATACGATGTGCTACGTAATCAAAAAagggaggatggaacattgttgTGTGATGCATTTATACGTGTGCCTAAACGCAGACAAGAACCTGGTTATTATGAAGTTGTAACAAATCCTATAGACCTATTAAAGGTTCAACAAAAACTAAAAACTGATGAATATAGAGATATGGATGATTTAGCAGCTGATATTCAACTTATGGTTAATAATGCTAAAGCTTTTTATATG CGTACTTCTCCTGAGTATAAAGATGCCACTGAGCTTTGGGAATTATGTGTAAATACAAAAAACCGTATTATGGAAGAATATGAAGACCCAGAGCCTAAAGGAAAGCTTATATTAAAAGTAGGACGACTG GCTCGAAAAGCTACAACGAAACAAGATGATGCAGAAGACACATCTGAAAGTTCTACAAATCCTGATGAGGAGACAATGCAACTTTTTGAAGATCTGTTTGCAGCAGTTATGACAGCAACAGATCCAGCTGATAATAATAGGCCTTTACATACAATGTTCCAACTCAAGCCATCCAAAAAA tTGTATCCAGAGTATTATGATGTAATTGAGACACCAGTAGATTTGAAAACGGTTGCTAGAAAAATTCAAGAAGGAGTTTATAGCTGCGTCGCCGACATGGAGAAAGATTTAATGTTAATGTGTCGTAATGCTTGTCAGTTTAACGAGCCTGGATCTCAGATTTACAAAGATGCTAAACTTTTGAAAAAGATTATCACTGCAGCAGCAAGAAAACAGGATAGTGGATTAAGTAGCAGTATTCCAAAGATTGCAACAACGGCGCCATCAACACGAAGTAAAAGAGGAAGTCGTACTATGGCACAATCTTTAATTGCACAAACTGCTTCGTTACCGGATGAAGATGAAGAAAGTGACGACGAAGATGAAGAGCCTGCAGAAACTGAAGAAGCTGACAATCCACAATGGCAGCTATTTCAAACTATACGGACAGCGCCTAATAATCAAG GAGTTAGAATGAGTGAATATTTCTGGAAACTACCACCGAAGAGATTATATCCTGACTATTATAAAATGATTAAGAATCCTATTTCTTTATTACAAATACGTACAAAAATAAAG AAAGGTCAATATGGGACTGTTAGTGAAGTAGCTGGTGACATGAATATCATGtttgaaaatgcaaaaaaatataatattcatacCTCTAGATTATACAAG TGTGCTGTAAAGTTACAAAAAATTATGCAAGAAAAAGTGCAAGAGCTTTTGGAATTTGATCAG GACTCAGACTCGGATAGCGAATTTGAAAATAGTTCGCATCAACCTAAACTAATTAAGCGTGCTTCGAATCTGTTAACTCGTGgaaaatataaagataacatacCATTGAAGAAAAGATTGTATGCGTTAGTTAAGTGTGTCATGGAATACGTT TGCGAAGACGGTCGACAACCGATGTTAATGTTCATGGAAAAGCCTTCTAAAAAATTGTATCCAGATTATTATCAAGTCATAGCAGAACCCATTGATATGTTAGCTATTGAAGCTAATATAAAAGCAGAGAAATATCAAAGTGAAAATGAGTTAATACAAGATTTTAAG TTAATGTTTAACAATTGTCGTCAGTACAATGAAGAAGGTTCTTTAATATATGAAGATGCAAATACTTTGGAAAAGGTTTTAATGGATAAAGTAAAAGAATTAGGTCCTTTACCAGAAACACCTAAGCCAACAAAATCAAGTGCATCGACGCCGACTAGGAATGTTGG GAGACCTAAAAAAGTTGTACCGCTTCACctacaaaaattaaaaactatGTATGATACCATAAAAGACTATCACGATGCAAAAGGAAGACAGTTATctttaatttttatgaaattgccAAATAAAAACGAGTACCCTGATTATTACGAAGTCATTAAACAGCCAATGAACATGGAAAAAATAGCTTCCACATTAAAAAACAATGGATACGACAATTTAGACGAACTTGTGTCGGATTTTATATTAATGTTTGATAATGCTTGCAAATACAATGAACCTGATTCACAAATATACAAG GATGCTTTGATTTTACAACGATTAGTTCTTCAAACTAAATTACAATTAAGTGAAGATGATGAAAGTGTCCCTGATGTATCTGCTGCAATCCAGGAAATATTGGCAACTATTTTTACTGCTCTTTACAATCATCAAGATGAAGAAGGAAGATGTTACTCAGATTCTATGGCAGAATTACCAGAACATGATATTGTTGATGGAAAAAA AGTCAGAGGATTATCATTAGATTTAATTAAAAGGAGATTAGATCGTGGAGTTTATAAACGTCTAGATCGGTTTCAAGAAGATGTGTTCACCTGCTTAGAAAGAGCTAGAAGACTGTCACGAACAGACTCACAACCTTTTGAAGATAGTGTAGAACTCCAAGCATTTTTTTTACGTACTCGTGATGAAGTAACTCGTGGTGGAGATTTATTGCATTCACCAGCACTTAACTATACTCTTCTCGATCTTTCTGCTCAAGTCGCAGAGCTGAAACGTGTTAAACAACAACAAGAATTAACATTGCCTAATGAAGAAGAAAGTTGTGATGGAAATGATACAAAA GATTCTGAAACAAATGCTAATACGGAAGGAAGTAATAGCGATAATGGTGGTTCAATGAGTTTTAATCAAGAAGTATATAGAGCCGGTGATTTTGCGTATATAGAACCTACAGAACGAGGCATGGAATATAGTGTTGTCCTTATAGAACGTTTGTGGACAAATGCAGAAGGCCAACAAATGTTATATGGCAATTTATTTTACAGACCAAGTGAAACTTATCATGTAGCATCTAGGAAATTTCTTGACAAGGAACTATTCAAAAGTGATGCTCATGTAGCTGTACCTTTGTCCAAAGTAGCTGGCAGGTGTTGTGTTTTAAGTGTTAAGGATTATTTTAGAATGCAACCAGAAGGTTTCTTAGAAAAGGATGTATATGTATGTGAATCTAGATATTCTACAAAAGCAAGAGCATTTAAAAAGATCAAAGTCTGGAATTTTGATCCAGATCATTTAAAACTAGTTTCAAGAGATAAGCCTTTAGAACCAAAGAGGGTAATATCAGTTTATAAGGAAAGATTAGAAAAACACAAAGAAGAAATCGCAGAGTTAGAAGAAGGTGAAAAACCGACAGAAAAAGAAAGACCT AATGTGATAGTATATAATCCAGATGACACAGAGAATACCTATTACGAGCAATACAATACATGTGCGGGTTCTGTAAAAACCGGAGATTTCGTTTATGTAGCGACAGATGGAGGTAGACAACAAATTGCACAAATTGATGCTATATGGTCCACCAAAGA TGGAAAGTGCTACTTCAAAGGCCCATGGTTATTAATGCCTGCAGAAGTGCCACATACTCctacaaaattattttataaacaaGAACTTTTCTTATCTACTGTTGATGGTACTCACCCTATTGTAGCTATTGTTGGAAAGTGTTCTGTTCTTGATTATGGAGAATATATATGCA GTCGACCTACAGAAATCCCAGAAGATGATATATATATTTGCGAGTCGTTGTACGACGAAAGCAAGAATCTTATGAAAAAACTTGGGCAGGAGGGTTTAAAAAAATTCAGTCACAGTACGGCAGTAACTGAAGATGAAATTTACTTCTTCCGAAGACCTATCAATCCTGCTAAG GTTCCGGGCGATGTGGCTCAGACGCAAAATCAAGTCAAGTCTGTTACTCCTAGTTCAACTCAATTtgaaatg GAAGCATCACCATTGTTACCGAAGCTGGAACCCGATGTGCTAGGCATGGGAGTAGGATTAGGAGTGGGAGTAGGAGTAGGAGTTGGGGAGGACAGCATGGACGCTGGTGGTCCACCGTCCGTTGGATCCGCAGAAGCTCAACCGgtgctctccaatactcaaactcctgTGTCGACTAAGAAG TGGAGGAAATTGCCAGCGGGTGAAAAACAGGCATGGGAAGAAAGAGCAATTAAAATGAACGAAGACGGAGGCCAACTTAAAGGAACATCCGTTTCAGTGGGTACTAATTCTGTGCAAGATGTAGTATACGAATGCTGTTGGGATAATTGTGATTGGCAATTTGAAGATATGACTGATTGCATCGATCATTGTATCGCCGAACAGAATGGACACGTACAATCGTCTTTCGCTAACGCTTCTAATG ATGTGGAGTTTCAATGCCAGTGGCGTGGTTGTGGTCGTACGAAAAAATCTGTACCTCCGTTTCCTAGTGTACAAAGGCTCGCAAGGCACGTGAAGGAAGTACATATCCTTAAATCAAATGGACGTATAATACCTCCTTCGGAAAGAAGCAA AAATTACATGGCATCGAAAGGCCCAACGATATTACCGCCAATGGAGACAG AAACATCGGCAGCTGCGACGCAGACAAGTAATGTTCCTGCTACCAAACAACCAGAACCAATGTTTGTTGCTGTTCCTCCAAGACCAAGTCGTGTATTACATTCAGACGCATATTTACG GTATATTGAGGCATTAAATGTAGAAAATCGGTACATATCAAATTGGGATAAACAAATGAATGCTAACTCTGATAATACACAAATTCCTGATGTAACAAAATTGCCTGCCGAGTGGTTAGGCAATGGTGTAGGCAACCATGGAAATGTGGTGAACGCCTTATGGACACTCAGGAACATGATGATGCGAGATGTGTTAGCCATCAATAAAACTTTATAG